One Edaphobacter flagellatus genomic region harbors:
- a CDS encoding MBL fold metallo-hydrolase, with protein MEATLTFLGTGTSMGVPTLSCDCAVCASSMAANGDSRNRRTRPSLRLAYNNHIVLVDTGPDFHAQAIRENIRHIDAVLYTHGHADHILGFDDLRPLSFQLKNSLPLYADQETATTIKRIFDYTFRTDNRYPTSARVEIHPIDESAPGAGFDLFGACIQRIPVTHGRQTITGYRFGSAAYLTDMSDIPPESISLLQDLDILILDALRRQPHPSHSHLERSLAYVEQLKPKRAFFTHISHDLDHAATEAELPPNVRLAYDGLQLTFDIA; from the coding sequence ATGGAGGCAACGCTCACATTCCTCGGCACCGGCACCTCCATGGGAGTGCCTACGCTGAGTTGCGACTGTGCGGTCTGCGCCTCCTCCATGGCAGCCAACGGTGACTCGCGCAACCGCCGCACGCGTCCATCGCTGCGCCTTGCTTATAACAACCACATCGTCCTGGTCGACACCGGCCCTGATTTCCACGCGCAGGCCATCCGCGAGAACATCCGCCATATCGACGCCGTGCTCTACACCCACGGACACGCCGACCACATCCTAGGCTTCGACGATCTTCGTCCCCTCAGCTTTCAGCTGAAAAACAGCCTGCCGCTCTACGCCGATCAGGAGACTGCCACTACCATCAAGCGGATCTTCGACTACACCTTTCGCACCGACAACCGTTATCCCACCAGTGCGCGCGTCGAAATCCATCCAATCGACGAATCAGCTCCCGGAGCGGGCTTCGATCTCTTCGGTGCCTGCATCCAGCGCATTCCTGTTACGCACGGGCGGCAGACCATTACCGGCTACCGCTTCGGCTCTGCTGCCTACCTCACCGACATGAGCGACATCCCGCCCGAAAGCATTTCACTGCTTCAGGATCTGGATATCCTCATCCTCGATGCCCTGCGCCGCCAGCCGCATCCCAGCCATTCACACCTTGAACGCTCGCTCGCCTACGTCGAACAGCTAAAACCTAAACGCGCCTTCTTCACCCACATCAGCCACGACCTCGACCACGCAGCAACCGAAGCCGAGCTTCCGCCCAATGTGCGCCTCGCCTACGACGGCCTGC
- a CDS encoding DUF1844 domain-containing protein, with translation MSEQNKPFVITDRRKFTLDGEARPDADPSPERDEREAAPAPQATTGPVEVPPPAPLQEAEPEAPEAYPGPTEEQIEHVRAAYEATAERLDTAIRAANPGADHPPAMTFEAIVQSFYMTGIVQLGGATPEGQQPQVDIIGARQSIDMLAILAEKTKGNLTASEQKLLESALFELRMGFLEITQALARSAATKQSGVPGAPGVPGKPSIVR, from the coding sequence ATGTCCGAACAGAACAAGCCCTTCGTCATCACCGACCGCCGCAAGTTCACCCTCGATGGCGAAGCCCGCCCTGATGCCGATCCATCGCCGGAACGTGACGAACGCGAGGCTGCACCTGCACCACAGGCCACCACGGGCCCCGTTGAGGTTCCTCCGCCTGCACCGCTACAGGAAGCAGAGCCCGAGGCACCCGAAGCATATCCCGGCCCAACCGAAGAACAGATCGAGCACGTCCGCGCTGCCTATGAAGCCACCGCAGAGCGCCTCGATACCGCAATCCGCGCTGCCAACCCCGGTGCCGACCATCCTCCGGCCATGACCTTCGAGGCCATCGTGCAGTCGTTTTACATGACAGGCATCGTCCAGCTCGGCGGGGCCACCCCTGAAGGCCAGCAGCCTCAGGTTGACATTATCGGAGCACGCCAGAGTATCGACATGCTCGCCATCCTTGCTGAAAAGACCAAGGGCAATCTCACCGCATCTGAGCAGAAGTTGCTCGAAAGCGCACTCTTCGAGCTGCGCATGGGCTTCCTTGAGATCACGCAGGCTCTCGCGCGTTCGGCTGCAACCAAGCAATCCGGCGTCCCAGGCGCTCCCGGAGTTCCGGGTAAGCCCAGCATCGTTCGCTAA
- the ygfZ gene encoding CAF17-like 4Fe-4S cluster assembly/insertion protein YgfZ, whose translation MTTAAASNTTPATEAQLPIPYLQMKPLLEGAGIAALNQTGWIRITGSDRVRWLNGMATNSIQGLALGQGGYNFFLNAQGRIQGDGYVFAAPIFASSEALFLETAKQQIPALIPYLDHYIIMDDVELADVTSDWHGITIVGPQAASTLAQLGLAVDHLNQLESSEMLWNSIKLTAIHAYSPAIPRFELWASTPADAEALFTALKAAGSLPCEPAAFEALRILEGTPLYGADIRDRDLPQETNQARALHFAKGCYLGQEIVERIRSRGNVHRTFTAFRLSGTVPARGTTLESAGKPVGELTSIVTLEDNQGQPIHLALGYARREALDRHEPLQYPGGTAQPVSIPPLAEIQLAR comes from the coding sequence ATGACCACCGCCGCTGCCTCCAATACGACTCCCGCTACCGAAGCCCAGCTCCCGATTCCGTACCTTCAGATGAAGCCCCTCCTCGAAGGGGCCGGAATCGCCGCACTGAATCAAACTGGCTGGATACGCATCACCGGCTCCGACCGCGTCCGCTGGCTCAACGGCATGGCAACCAACTCCATACAGGGGTTGGCTCTAGGACAGGGCGGATATAACTTCTTTCTCAACGCGCAAGGGCGCATTCAGGGCGACGGCTACGTCTTCGCCGCTCCCATCTTCGCTTCCTCTGAAGCTCTTTTTCTTGAGACCGCAAAGCAGCAGATTCCCGCCCTTATCCCGTATCTCGACCACTACATCATCATGGACGACGTCGAGCTTGCTGACGTCACCTCGGACTGGCACGGAATCACCATCGTCGGCCCTCAGGCAGCCTCGACACTTGCGCAGCTTGGCCTTGCCGTCGATCATCTCAACCAGCTCGAATCCTCGGAGATGCTCTGGAACTCGATAAAGCTGACAGCCATTCACGCCTACAGCCCCGCAATCCCTCGCTTTGAACTTTGGGCCTCGACGCCAGCGGATGCCGAGGCTCTCTTTACCGCACTCAAAGCAGCAGGCTCACTCCCATGCGAGCCTGCTGCCTTCGAAGCCCTGCGCATCCTCGAAGGCACACCTCTCTACGGCGCCGATATACGCGACCGGGATCTACCGCAGGAAACCAACCAGGCTCGCGCTCTACACTTTGCCAAAGGCTGCTACCTCGGCCAGGAGATCGTCGAGCGCATCCGCTCGCGAGGCAACGTGCATCGCACCTTCACGGCCTTTCGCCTCTCCGGCACCGTCCCTGCCCGCGGTACAACACTTGAATCCGCAGGCAAGCCCGTCGGTGAGCTCACCAGCATCGTCACACTCGAAGATAACCAGGGCCAGCCAATTCATCTTGCCCTCGGTTACGCCCGTCGCGAAGCACTCGATCGCCACGAGCCTCTGCAATATCCCGGCGGTACGGCTCAACCTGTCTCCATTCCTCCTCTGGCAGAGATCCAACTTGCGCGTTAA
- the mtnP gene encoding S-methyl-5'-thioadenosine phosphorylase translates to MLKAEIGIIGGSGLYAMPGLTNVSEEKITTPFGDPSDALVLGELEGRKVAFLARHGRGHRLLPSELNFRANIYAMKMLGVERILSVSAVGSLKEEHKPTDFVMPDQFIDRTFARNATFFGDGIVAHVGFGDPVCATVAAAFQKACDAEGVVGKSGGTYVCMEGPQFSTRAESNLYRSWGADVIGMTNLQEAKLAREAEICYATMAMVTDYDCWREGHDDVTVDQIVAVMHQNSANAAKVVRAAVAAMPKERTCACGDALKYAVLTDRKAIPAATRQKLSLLLDKYLS, encoded by the coding sequence ATTTTGAAGGCAGAGATTGGAATTATCGGGGGCAGCGGCCTGTACGCGATGCCCGGGCTGACGAACGTCAGCGAAGAGAAGATTACAACACCATTTGGCGACCCTTCCGATGCTTTGGTGCTGGGCGAGTTGGAAGGACGCAAGGTCGCGTTTCTGGCGCGGCATGGTCGTGGTCATCGCCTGCTGCCGTCCGAGCTGAACTTTCGCGCGAACATCTATGCCATGAAGATGCTTGGCGTGGAGCGGATTCTCTCGGTCTCGGCTGTGGGATCTCTGAAGGAAGAGCACAAGCCGACGGACTTTGTAATGCCTGACCAGTTCATTGATCGCACCTTTGCGCGCAATGCGACTTTTTTCGGCGATGGTATTGTTGCTCACGTCGGTTTTGGCGACCCGGTATGCGCTACGGTTGCGGCAGCCTTCCAGAAGGCGTGCGATGCCGAAGGCGTGGTCGGTAAGAGCGGTGGAACCTACGTCTGCATGGAAGGGCCACAGTTTTCGACGCGTGCTGAATCGAACCTCTACAGAAGCTGGGGCGCCGATGTAATCGGCATGACCAATCTGCAGGAAGCGAAGCTGGCTCGCGAGGCGGAGATCTGCTATGCCACGATGGCGATGGTGACGGACTACGACTGCTGGCGCGAAGGACATGACGATGTGACGGTCGACCAGATCGTTGCCGTGATGCATCAGAACTCCGCGAATGCTGCGAAGGTGGTTCGCGCGGCGGTTGCGGCGATGCCGAAAGAGAGGACATGCGCCTGCGGTGATGCGCTGAAGTATGCGGTATTGACGGACCGCAAGGCGATTCCTGCAGCGACGCGACAGAAGCTCTCACTGTTGCTCGACAAATATCTTTCGTAA
- a CDS encoding PfkB family carbohydrate kinase translates to MAILVVGSVAFDSIQTPSGSVDHCLGGAATHFALAASYFTDVRVIAVVGKDFTAEHESVFKKRSIDTTGIEHADGLSFHWTGSYVNNLNEAQTLGTDLNVFQTFEPKIPESYKDSEYLFLANIDPVLQARVRSQMPKVRMVCGDTMNYWIADHAENLAKVLRDLDVLLINDGEVRMLAKEKNLVLAANKVLEMGPKTLVVKHGEYGATAFFSKRSFGGSVQATHPFRAPALPLAEVVDPTGAGDSFAGGFYGYLASQPELTPTVFRKAMFYGGVMGSFAVERFGTERLQAVTHEEIEERFKLFQEISHLEYTGA, encoded by the coding sequence ATGGCGATTCTCGTTGTCGGTTCGGTGGCCTTTGACAGTATTCAAACGCCTAGTGGTTCAGTTGATCACTGCCTCGGAGGCGCGGCCACGCACTTTGCACTGGCGGCGAGTTACTTTACCGATGTGCGCGTGATTGCTGTAGTTGGTAAAGACTTTACCGCTGAGCATGAGAGTGTGTTCAAGAAGCGTTCGATCGATACGACCGGTATTGAGCATGCAGATGGGCTGAGCTTCCACTGGACAGGTTCGTATGTGAACAATCTGAATGAGGCGCAGACGCTGGGGACTGATCTGAACGTTTTTCAGACCTTTGAGCCGAAGATTCCTGAGTCGTACAAAGACAGCGAATATCTTTTTCTTGCCAATATCGATCCTGTGCTGCAGGCGCGTGTACGTAGCCAGATGCCGAAGGTTCGTATGGTGTGCGGCGATACGATGAATTACTGGATCGCCGATCATGCAGAAAACCTGGCGAAGGTGTTGCGCGATCTGGATGTGCTTCTGATTAACGATGGCGAGGTTCGCATGCTGGCCAAGGAGAAGAATCTGGTGCTGGCTGCTAATAAGGTTCTCGAGATGGGGCCAAAGACGCTGGTGGTGAAGCATGGCGAGTATGGCGCGACGGCCTTCTTCAGCAAGAGATCGTTCGGCGGAAGCGTACAAGCGACTCATCCCTTCCGTGCCCCAGCGCTGCCACTGGCTGAGGTTGTCGATCCCACAGGTGCGGGTGATTCTTTTGCTGGTGGATTTTATGGTTACTTAGCTTCACAGCCTGAGTTGACGCCAACGGTCTTTCGCAAGGCGATGTTCTACGGCGGTGTGATGGGATCGTTTGCCGTGGAGCGCTTCGGAACCGAGCGCCTGCAGGCTGTCACTCACGAAGAGATTGAAGAACGGTTCAAGCTGTTCCAGGAGATATCGCACCTTGAATACACGGGCGCGTAG
- a CDS encoding glycosyltransferase family 39 protein produces MNTRARRRQVRGAEPAGESPQLAPLDVAVRPARREEVMPIALAAVALSFVALVVCVSRGYLLLYGDAVAHLGIARRILDTRNPGLIQLGGVWLPLPHLLMMPFVQRMDWWQNGLAGAWPSLLCYVLSAVGFYRLARRMVAPPWALVATAFYGLNPNLLYLSTTAMTEPLFLAILIWATLLTMECLADIRNERIAPAQRKLIGLGLLVLAAVLTRYDGWIFGGAVWCVVAWHVLRSSSRRHWTRVSFAIFTVLAVAGPVLWLAYNQHFFHDPLDFIRGPYSAAAIEKRTTPPGSHHYPGWHNPIWSAVLYLRTSQLDASAWETGFAITAAALAGMVLVIRRRLELASLLLWVPLPFYIYSIAFGSVPIFIPPLIPHSYYNSRYGMEMLPAFAVFSTVAIAVLQRWLVERQPLAARLMQPLILLLVAVNAIVMMYRTPLVLKEAMVNSTTRVAFEEAIARELKSFPAGAPILMYNSDHVGALQRAGIPLRQTLSESDYDSWKAALAAPAEHAAYIVAIAGDPVEAAVREHPQGLTEMVVLCTTGQSCARVYKSDRF; encoded by the coding sequence TTGAATACACGGGCGCGTAGACGGCAAGTCCGCGGCGCGGAGCCTGCGGGTGAATCGCCGCAGCTTGCACCACTGGATGTAGCTGTACGCCCGGCTCGCCGTGAAGAGGTGATGCCGATAGCGCTGGCTGCTGTGGCTTTATCGTTTGTTGCGCTGGTTGTATGCGTGTCTCGTGGCTATCTGCTGCTCTACGGAGATGCGGTAGCGCATCTTGGGATAGCGCGGCGCATTCTTGATACACGCAATCCGGGGCTGATTCAGTTGGGGGGAGTGTGGCTGCCGCTCCCTCACCTGCTAATGATGCCGTTTGTCCAGAGGATGGACTGGTGGCAGAACGGGCTGGCTGGAGCATGGCCTTCGCTGCTTTGCTATGTCCTGAGTGCCGTAGGCTTTTATAGATTGGCCCGGCGGATGGTTGCTCCGCCATGGGCTCTGGTGGCGACGGCGTTTTATGGCCTGAATCCGAATCTGTTGTATCTGTCGACGACAGCAATGACGGAGCCGCTGTTCCTGGCCATTCTGATATGGGCCACGTTGCTGACGATGGAGTGCCTGGCGGATATCCGCAACGAGCGAATCGCTCCTGCGCAGCGCAAGCTGATTGGGTTGGGTCTGCTGGTGCTGGCGGCAGTGCTTACGCGCTATGACGGATGGATCTTCGGCGGGGCGGTGTGGTGTGTGGTGGCGTGGCATGTGCTGCGGTCGTCATCTCGGCGCCATTGGACTAGAGTAAGTTTTGCAATTTTCACAGTGCTTGCGGTGGCGGGACCAGTGCTGTGGCTGGCCTATAACCAACATTTCTTTCACGACCCGCTTGATTTCATTCGTGGCCCGTATTCCGCCGCCGCGATTGAGAAGCGGACGACGCCTCCGGGATCGCATCACTATCCGGGGTGGCACAATCCGATATGGTCCGCAGTCTTGTACCTTCGCACGTCCCAGTTGGATGCATCGGCGTGGGAGACAGGATTTGCCATTACGGCGGCGGCATTGGCTGGCATGGTGCTTGTGATCAGGCGCAGGCTGGAGCTCGCATCGCTGCTGCTGTGGGTGCCTCTACCGTTCTACATCTATTCGATTGCGTTTGGCTCGGTTCCCATTTTCATTCCGCCACTGATTCCGCACTCGTATTACAACTCGCGGTACGGGATGGAGATGTTGCCGGCGTTTGCCGTTTTTTCTACCGTTGCGATAGCCGTGTTGCAGCGATGGCTGGTGGAGCGGCAACCTTTGGCAGCGCGACTGATGCAGCCCCTTATTCTGCTTTTGGTTGCGGTGAATGCGATTGTGATGATGTATCGCACTCCGCTGGTTTTGAAAGAGGCGATGGTGAATTCAACGACTCGGGTGGCCTTTGAAGAGGCAATAGCGCGTGAGCTGAAATCATTTCCTGCGGGCGCACCGATTCTGATGTACAACTCTGACCATGTTGGTGCGCTGCAACGGGCTGGAATCCCTCTGCGCCAGACGCTGAGCGAAAGCGATTACGACAGCTGGAAGGCCGCGCTGGCCGCTCCTGCCGAACACGCAGCCTATATCGTTGCTATTGCAGGAGACCCGGTTGAAGCTGCCGTCAGGGAGCATCCGCAGGGGCTTACCGAAATGGTAGTTCTCTGTACGACAGGCCAATCCTGCGCGCGGGTCTATAAGTCGGACCGATTTTGA
- a CDS encoding MgtC/SapB family protein: MTRLLTASLLGGVIGVEREWRHKPSGLRTNMLLCVGCAFFTMLSAVLAGDTNPDKGRVASNIVQGIGFLGAGIILHTRARVVGLTSAATVFVVASIGMACGAGLYIEAVLATVITLISLAAVGYLESVSNWKHYSMLYEVRGESTEKMYVGVLSVLDRLGIHLNILERDDVAGFERMTFAVSTNARRHAELLKQLRENDANYQVVAFRDVEEE, encoded by the coding sequence GTGACACGTCTGCTCACTGCCAGCCTGTTAGGCGGGGTGATTGGCGTAGAGCGGGAGTGGCGCCACAAACCATCAGGCCTGCGTACTAACATGCTGCTCTGTGTGGGGTGTGCATTTTTTACGATGCTCTCGGCAGTGCTGGCTGGCGATACGAATCCGGACAAGGGACGCGTTGCGTCGAATATTGTGCAGGGAATCGGTTTTCTCGGTGCGGGCATTATTTTGCACACCCGTGCCCGGGTGGTTGGGCTGACGAGCGCAGCGACTGTTTTTGTGGTTGCTTCCATCGGGATGGCCTGCGGGGCCGGACTCTATATCGAAGCAGTACTGGCAACAGTGATCACCCTGATTTCGCTTGCTGCCGTGGGGTATCTCGAGTCCGTTTCCAATTGGAAACACTATTCGATGTTGTATGAGGTCCGTGGCGAGAGTACGGAGAAAATGTATGTTGGCGTGCTAAGCGTCCTCGACCGGCTGGGGATTCATCTGAATATTCTCGAGCGCGACGATGTTGCTGGATTCGAGCGTATGACCTTTGCTGTGTCAACCAATGCAAGGCGTCATGCGGAGTTGTTGAAGCAGCTGCGCGAGAACGACGCGAACTATCAGGTTGTCGCTTTCCGCGATGTTGAGGAAGAATAA
- the dapF gene encoding diaminopimelate epimerase, with protein MIPFVKAHACGNDFLILEEEVAKRQHAMVARRLCSRNTSIGADGIEFLERKPNGELFLRLFNADGSEAELSGNGTRCVAAWLASSEGRDRVIFGTHGGPRICRVIDNADPVYLIESEMGVPRVMPRTIELPGVGSVVGAMVNVGNPHFVLFTESEDFGAHGLTWQALGAQISTSPLFPHGTNVEFVKILSNDEIAFRIYERGCGPTTSSGTGTCASSAAAMALRGIGRELTAVAEGGPQKTVWPSNEAAMRLTGPAEIICRGEALGL; from the coding sequence ATGATTCCTTTTGTAAAAGCGCACGCCTGTGGGAACGATTTCCTGATTCTTGAAGAAGAGGTTGCCAAAAGACAACACGCCATGGTGGCGCGGCGTCTATGCAGCCGTAACACCAGCATTGGTGCAGACGGAATTGAATTTCTGGAGAGGAAGCCAAACGGCGAGCTTTTCCTGCGATTGTTTAACGCGGATGGAAGTGAAGCAGAGCTCTCTGGTAACGGGACGCGATGCGTTGCAGCGTGGCTGGCAAGCTCCGAAGGAAGAGATCGTGTCATCTTTGGAACCCACGGTGGGCCGCGTATCTGCCGCGTAATCGATAATGCAGACCCGGTTTACCTGATCGAGAGCGAGATGGGTGTTCCGCGTGTGATGCCACGGACGATCGAGCTGCCGGGAGTTGGTAGTGTTGTTGGAGCGATGGTGAATGTGGGGAATCCGCATTTCGTTCTCTTTACTGAGAGTGAAGACTTTGGCGCCCATGGTCTTACCTGGCAGGCGCTGGGCGCGCAGATCAGCACAAGTCCATTGTTTCCGCACGGAACGAATGTAGAGTTTGTCAAAATTCTTTCGAATGACGAGATCGCTTTTCGTATCTATGAACGAGGCTGCGGTCCGACGACATCTTCAGGAACCGGAACCTGTGCCTCTTCTGCTGCAGCTATGGCGTTGCGTGGTATAGGACGTGAACTGACGGCTGTAGCGGAAGGGGGACCACAGAAAACAGTATGGCCCTCCAACGAAGCGGCGATGCGGCTTACGGGGCCGGCAGAGATCATCTGTCGTGGTGAGGCACTGGGCCTGTGA
- a CDS encoding S66 peptidase family protein, with protein MTATARRFAKPAALCPGATLAVISPASAPKPELVERGMAELEALGYRIKLGRHALASGPLYYAGSVKNRLEDLHAAFADTEVDGIICTRGGWGSAELLPHLDAELIRANPKAFIGYSDHTSLHTWFQNVAGLSSFYAPMVAADFARENGVDMVSWSHTFSGDSEWSVGAMDGLRVIQPGVAAGELLGGCISILAASLGTPYAPQLDGSVLFLEDIGTKPYQWDRLLLHLRYAGKLDGVRGIVFGDMEQCVGEEEQLLLERAIRHGLRGFEGPVAIGLRCGHVHGPNRSLPLGVPVALDLSDTENPQMQFLEPAVSGNLS; from the coding sequence GTGACTGCAACTGCGCGTCGCTTTGCAAAGCCGGCAGCGTTGTGTCCTGGCGCTACGCTGGCCGTGATCTCTCCGGCGAGTGCGCCTAAACCTGAATTGGTCGAGCGCGGTATGGCGGAGTTGGAAGCGCTGGGATATCGCATCAAGCTGGGAAGGCATGCGCTTGCCAGCGGTCCTTTGTATTACGCAGGGTCGGTGAAAAATCGGCTGGAAGATCTACACGCTGCTTTTGCAGATACAGAGGTCGACGGCATCATCTGCACGCGTGGTGGTTGGGGGTCGGCGGAACTTCTACCGCATCTTGATGCGGAGTTGATCCGCGCAAATCCTAAGGCATTTATTGGATATAGCGATCACACATCGCTGCATACGTGGTTTCAGAACGTCGCCGGACTCAGTAGTTTTTACGCGCCAATGGTGGCGGCGGACTTTGCTCGCGAAAATGGCGTTGATATGGTGAGCTGGAGTCATACCTTCTCGGGCGATAGCGAGTGGAGTGTGGGGGCTATGGACGGTCTGCGTGTGATCCAGCCAGGTGTGGCTGCTGGAGAGCTGCTGGGGGGATGCATTTCGATTCTGGCTGCGTCGCTGGGGACACCTTACGCGCCGCAACTTGATGGTAGCGTGCTGTTTCTCGAAGACATAGGAACCAAGCCGTATCAGTGGGATCGGTTGCTGTTGCATCTTCGATATGCCGGGAAGCTGGATGGTGTTCGCGGTATTGTCTTTGGAGATATGGAGCAATGCGTCGGTGAGGAAGAGCAGCTTCTGCTGGAGCGAGCCATCCGACATGGCCTGCGCGGTTTTGAGGGGCCTGTGGCTATTGGATTGCGTTGCGGCCATGTGCATGGGCCAAACCGGTCGCTCCCCCTGGGGGTTCCGGTGGCTCTCGACCTGAGCGATACGGAAAATCCGCAAATGCAATTTCTGGAGCCAGCTGTTTCAGGTAATCTTTCCTAG
- the mpl gene encoding UDP-N-acetylmuramate:L-alanyl-gamma-D-glutamyl-meso-diaminopimelate ligase translates to MASLAGMLKQQGHEVTGSDAAAYPPMSDLLREIGITVHEPYAERNLERRPDLVVVGNAISRGNVELERVLDERIPFCSMADILHQEFLSNREPLVVAGTHGKTTTTSMLAWIYETASARESRFAPSFLIGGVAENFGTSFMVRPTVPFVLEGDEYDTAFFDKGPKFLHYFPVAAILTHVEFDHADIYIDLHAVKIAFKRFVNLIPRRGRLVAFDGSANVGECIANAFCAVERYGFKDDSHWRMTDLRHEGTLTHWTLWRGGEKFAEISLPMAGEHNALNATAAAALAFGQGVPSEAIVEALRTFRSVKRRLEVKAVAEGVTIIDDFAHHPTAIRETLRALRESYPGQRLVAVLEPRSNTLRRNVFERELVESLALADQVVMAGVFKSESIPVAERLVPEHVVDALNERGIPAALCQDADAIVSMLAPEVKSGDVVAILSNGGFGNIYQKLPQAITESAIAARLSARLS, encoded by the coding sequence ATGGCCTCGCTTGCAGGAATGCTGAAACAGCAAGGGCATGAGGTTACCGGCTCGGATGCAGCAGCGTATCCGCCGATGAGCGATCTTCTTCGCGAGATAGGGATTACAGTCCATGAGCCCTACGCAGAGCGGAACCTCGAACGACGGCCGGATCTTGTCGTTGTGGGCAATGCCATTTCGCGAGGCAATGTCGAGTTGGAGCGCGTGCTCGATGAGCGGATTCCCTTTTGCTCGATGGCAGATATCCTGCATCAGGAGTTCCTGAGCAACCGCGAACCACTTGTCGTTGCCGGTACGCATGGTAAGACGACGACGACGAGCATGCTTGCGTGGATCTACGAGACGGCCTCTGCGCGCGAATCGCGATTCGCACCCTCGTTTCTGATTGGTGGTGTGGCTGAAAATTTTGGAACTAGCTTCATGGTTCGCCCTACCGTGCCTTTTGTCCTTGAGGGCGATGAATACGACACGGCATTCTTCGATAAAGGGCCAAAGTTTCTGCACTACTTTCCTGTAGCTGCGATCCTCACTCATGTTGAGTTCGATCATGCTGATATTTATATCGATCTCCATGCAGTGAAGATAGCCTTCAAACGCTTCGTTAATCTCATTCCCAGGCGTGGCAGGCTTGTTGCTTTTGACGGCAGCGCGAACGTGGGGGAGTGTATTGCGAATGCATTTTGCGCTGTCGAGCGATATGGCTTTAAGGATGATTCTCATTGGAGAATGACCGACCTTCGACACGAAGGAACCTTGACGCACTGGACCTTATGGCGAGGTGGCGAGAAGTTTGCCGAAATCAGTCTACCGATGGCAGGCGAGCATAACGCGCTGAATGCAACTGCAGCTGCAGCACTTGCGTTCGGCCAGGGAGTTCCATCCGAAGCGATAGTTGAGGCATTACGAACCTTCCGGAGCGTAAAGCGGCGACTTGAGGTGAAGGCGGTTGCCGAGGGTGTAACGATCATTGACGATTTCGCGCATCATCCCACCGCGATTCGCGAGACGTTGCGAGCACTGCGCGAAAGTTATCCTGGGCAACGGCTGGTTGCTGTGCTAGAGCCGCGGTCGAATACGCTGCGCAGGAACGTGTTTGAGCGCGAGCTTGTAGAGAGCCTTGCGTTAGCTGATCAGGTCGTCATGGCCGGTGTCTTCAAATCCGAGAGTATTCCGGTTGCCGAGCGTCTTGTGCCCGAACATGTCGTCGATGCCTTGAATGAGCGTGGAATACCGGCGGCGCTCTGCCAGGATGCGGATGCAATTGTGTCCATGCTTGCGCCTGAGGTGAAAAGCGGAGATGTCGTTGCCATCCTCTCGAATGGCGGTTTCGGCAATATTTACCAGAAGCTGCCACAGGCCATAACGGAGTCGGCGATCGCGGCGCGTCTTTCTGCGCGGTTGTCCTGA
- a CDS encoding lysophospholipid acyltransferase family protein, translating into MFATLKLLLVYLTFGPAAGIIGIPYSMLVGNVNLLYKVAMWIANAGVRAAGIRIDLSGLSNVPQGKSCIFMCNHVSNLDPPVLLPLLPGRCSVLLKKDLMSIPILGRAMRMGQFVPVERGGKRDAAQASVIAAGEALRSGLNILVFPEGTRSRDGRLSTFKKGPFFLAMETQASVVPIALSGTEMMMSKGSWAITAGAARIQILPAIEPSQFQTREDLLRAVRDAIAAALPEEMKPLE; encoded by the coding sequence ATGTTTGCCACGTTGAAATTGCTGCTGGTCTATCTGACGTTTGGTCCCGCTGCGGGGATCATCGGTATTCCTTACTCCATGTTGGTGGGGAATGTGAACCTGCTGTACAAGGTGGCGATGTGGATCGCGAATGCGGGCGTCCGCGCGGCAGGGATCAGGATCGACCTCTCTGGTTTGAGCAATGTGCCTCAGGGAAAATCCTGCATCTTCATGTGCAATCATGTCTCGAACCTTGATCCTCCGGTTCTGCTTCCATTGCTTCCGGGAAGATGTTCGGTGCTGTTGAAGAAAGATCTGATGAGCATTCCGATTCTGGGGCGTGCGATGAGGATGGGCCAGTTTGTTCCGGTGGAGCGTGGTGGCAAGCGTGATGCTGCTCAGGCAAGTGTGATCGCAGCGGGAGAGGCTCTGCGAAGCGGGCTCAATATTCTGGTTTTCCCCGAAGGGACACGGTCTCGTGATGGGCGGCTTTCGACCTTCAAGAAAGGTCCATTCTTTCTCGCGATGGAGACGCAGGCATCGGTTGTCCCAATTGCTCTCTCCGGAACAGAGATGATGATGAGCAAGGGAAGCTGGGCAATTACCGCAGGTGCTGCTCGCATTCAGATTCTGCCTGCGATTGAGCCATCACAATTCCAGACGCGCGAAGACCTGCTGCGCGCCGTGCGTGATGCGATTGCAGCGGCCTTGCCCGAAGAGATGAAGCCTTTGGAGTAG